One Glandiceps talaboti chromosome 2, keGlaTala1.1, whole genome shotgun sequence genomic region harbors:
- the LOC144446204 gene encoding cholesterol 24-hydroxylase-like, which produces MLDPVFIIGGIIWCIMVIGIISYSLYTFYQHWKYDHIPGPRRGSFVWGNLFQLKRARDDKQTLHWNIIVAWAAKYGTIFKFFILHRVTVVVLDPDALKDMLVSGNLPKAKTYLELSTFCEERFMGKSLMTEVDQDLWKQRRDCISPAFQERYLLTVFDKLNDGADLIINRLKAVANGTTTVKMFDEFCVYSMAILAKVLCSLDIDIKDNKEANLYKSTNLIMQAVNHSFDQLFDKFNPLKWKYRDEVSDAIIHIRGILKKMVHNRMKAKKAGIQLPSDLLTHFMQNRDIEDVVDDLVSLIMAGFETTASTLSFCLMELSKHPKVLKKLEQELHQVLGDEKTVSSSDLDRLQYLDKVIKETLRLYPVSLGTMRVLMEDKEYSNYKIPANTAIMVSMVAMGRTEWFYKNPLTFDPDRFNSKTQELPKYAHCPFGLGQRACVGEGLALMGIKLLLVRLLMVYDFTWLKDQSEDIVEHTTLKLKDKCQMTVCTKPVTDEYDLRVSQNFNSLVEDFTTGKVLTNHNVTEGNLTAPLPFGAKETVTLQISNTENNATYFFSIKARDMSGNEGDPSNVISSRIGLKTASNTITRSTSVTFATTTVTNSHTVETLHSTGRKATVTEETDVITSPPHGSDKYVLPVVLSLVVAAVIFVVIAVAAYVYRVISKSNKKVVQMASGDVELQSEYSTRQKRVVAPQNRVAPLPTV; this is translated from the exons ATGTTGGACCCGGTGTTTATCATCGGAGGTATTATCTGGTGTATAATGGTAATAGGTATCATTTCGTATAGCTTATACACATTTTATCAACACTGGAAATATGACCATATACCAGGACCACGGAGAGGCAG CTTTGTATGGGGTAATTTGTTTCAACTGAAGAGAGCTCGTGATGACAAACAGACACTGCACTGGAACATTATAGTGGCTTG GGCTGCTAAGTATGGAACTATATTCAAGTTTTTTATCCTTCATAGAGTAACTGTAGTTGTCCTTGATCCTGATGCACTGAAG GATATGTTGGTATCTGGAAACCTTCCCAAAGCTAAAACTTACTTGGAGTTGTCAACATTTTGTGAAGAACGTTTCATGGGGAAAAGTTTAATGACTGAAGTAGACCAGGATCTGTGGAAGCAAAGAAGGGATTGTATCAGTCCTGCATTTCAGGAAAG ATATTTATTGACTGTTTTTGACAAACTGAATGATGGAGCAGATTTGATAATCAATAGGTTGAAAGCTGTGGCCAATGGGACAACGACAGTCAAAATGTTTGATGAATTTTGTGTATACTCTATGGCCATTCTTGCTAAG GTTCTGTGTAGTTTAGATATCGATATCAAAGACAACAAGGAGGCAAACTTGTATAAAAGTACAAACCTCATTATGCAAGCAGTAAACCACAGCTTTGACCAACTTTTTGACAAG TTTAACCCACTGAAGTGGAAATacagggatgaagtcagtgatgCTATCATACACATCAGAGGAATACTCAAGAAAATGGTTCACAATAGAATGAAAGCTAAGAAAGCTGGTATACAGCTTCCATCTGATCTACTAACCCACTTCATGCAAAACAGAG ataTTGAAGATGTTGTTGATGATCTGGTCAGCCTTATCATGGCAG GCTTTGAAACTACTGCCAGTACACTCTCCTTCTGTCTAATGGAACTCAGCAAACACCCTAAAGTACTAAAAAA ATTAGAGCAAGAATTGCACCAAGTTCTCGGAGATGAGAAAACAGTTTCATCATCAGACCTAGACAGACTACAGTATTTGGATAAG GTTATCAAAGAAACACTCCGACTTTACCCGGTTTCCTTGGGAACAATGCGAGTACTCATGGAAGACAAGGAatacagtaattacaaaattcCTGCTAATACAGCCATAATG GTCAGTATGGTTGCCATGGGAAGGACTGAATGGTTCTACAAAAATCCACTCACATTTGACCCTGATCGATTTAACTCTAAAACACAAGAATT GCCAAAATATGCCCACTGTCCATTTGGTCTTGGCCAACGAGCCTGTGTAGGAGAAGGTTTGGCACTG ATGGGGATCAAACTCTTATTAGTAAGACTACTAATGGTGTATGACTTTACTTGGCTGAAAGACCAATCTGAGGATATTGTAGAACACACAACTTTGAAGTTAAAGGACAAATGTCAAATGACTGTTTGTACAAAGCCAGTCA CTGATGAATACGATCTCCGCGTTAGTCAGAATTTTAATTCCCTAGTTGAAGACTTCACTACAGGAAAAGTGCTGACTAATCATAATGTAACTGAAGGGAATTTAACGGCGCCCCTACCATTCGGAGCCAAGGAAACAGTAACTTTACAGATATCCAATACTGAAAACAATGCCACGTATTTTTTCTCGATAAAAGCTCGAGATATGTCTGGTAATGAAGGCGACCCCTCTAACGTGATTTCTTCACGAATCGGGCTAAAAACAGCATCCAATACTATTACTCGTAGCACATCCGTTACTTTTGCAACTACTACCGTGACAAATTCGCATACCGTGGAGACTTTGCATTCTACAGGCAGAAAAGCCACCGTAACGGAAGAAACAGACGTGATTACATCGCCACCACACGGCAGTGACAAGTATGTTTTACCAGTCGTCCTGTCTCTCGTAGTAGCGGCAGTCATCTTTGTAGTCATAGCCGTTGCAGCATACGTCTACAGAGTAATATCAAAGTCGAATAAGAAGGTAGTGCAAATGGCGAGTGGCGACGTAGAGCTGCAAAGTGAATATTCAACCCGACAAAAGAGGGTTGTTGCTCCTCAAAATAGAGTAGCACCTTTACCGACGGTATAG
- the LOC144452371 gene encoding uncharacterized protein LOC144452371: protein MSLTLEKNRDPQEKRPPSCGNRKQEGLSRKMAANNSQDGKRSSWLGLSRSKKKYNFRTQPTYSEPPDENPNDKVIADKRDIPTLLDRLDNQEHQNIDELVALQKTVIHRLVEENSILKNQSSRVEVLKTENLELRKEIKDLKDNRTMQEFLKKDKIKENGVNIDATSSTSSTVVEALTKEIKDLKAENSRMKIVNDQLKYAKEQLQVALDHQARNMKDSQGGLPHSAQNGFSQVNGHHHPPPVSSKGLHSRGSSRSSYSSPAVSTCTDEIEVLDDEDTDSGYPTSENQYPSPRSYGGTANGRSNAIRTVPAVVKVSGVLHHCDEILIERVRFNLRSRHFDLDLEDWTKTHHMMGKLCLVFCLKASRVGADVDNALQGISDDAEVVLIVMHHVPYQPTRVDPQSEGVIGKRDNICLVVDMFFFEKAGLYECEQNDKALAKIVRLFEMLC from the exons ATGTCTCTCACGTTAGAAAAGAATCGCGACCCTCAGGAAAAGCGTCCTCCAAGTTGTGGCAACAGAAAGCAGGAGGGACTTTCACGCAAGATGGCGGCGAATAATAGTCAAGATGGAAAGCGAAGTAGCTGGTTAGGCCTATCAAGgtcaaagaaaaaatataattttcggACTCAGCCGACCTACTCGGAGCCACCAGACGAGAACCCAAACGACAAAGTGATAGCGGATAAACGTGATATACCGACACTCCTAGATCGCTTAGAT AACCAAGAACATCAAAATATCGATGAACTGGTAGCGTTGCAGAAAACGGTTATCCATCGATTGGTGGAAGAAAATAGCATACTGAAAAATCAAAGTTCCCGAGTTGAAGTTCTCAAAACGGAGAACTTAGAACTTAGAAAAGAAATTAAAGATCTTAAAGATAACAGGACTATGCAAGAGTTTTTAAAGAAAGACAAGATTAAAGAAAACGGTGTCAACATCGATGCAACGAGCTccactagtagtactgtagtgGAAGCACTCACCAAGGAGATCAAAGATTTGAAGGCTGAAAACTCACGAATGAAAATAGTGAACGACCAACTCAAATATGCCAAGGAACAACTACAGGTGGCGCTTGATCACCAGGCAAGGAACATGAAAGACTCGCAGGGAGGTTTGCCTCACAGTGCTCAGAATGGATTTTCTCAAGTTAACGGTCATCACCACCCTCCCCCTGTTTCCAGTAAAGGACTCCATTCCAGAGGATCAAGTCGATCGTCTTATTCATCGCCTGCTGTGAGTACGTGTACAGATGAGATCGAAGTTCTTGATGACGAGGACACAGACTCAGGCTACCCAACGTCTGAGAACCAGTATCCGTCACCGAGGAGCTATGGAGGTACTGCAAATGGTCGGTCCAATGCAATCCGAACAG TTCCTGCTGTCGTAAAAGTGTCTGGTGTGTTACACCACTGTGATGAAATCCTTATAGAGCGAGTTAGATTCAATCTTCGGTCCAGACATTTTGATTTAGACCTTGAAGACTGGACAAAAACTCATCACATGATGGGAAAGTTATGTCTTGTGTTCTGTCTCAAAGCTTCCAGAGTGGGAGCTGATGTCGACAACGCACTGCAAGGAATAAGCG ACGATGCAGAAGTCGTCCTCATCGTGATGCACCACGTGCCTTACCAACCGACGAGAGTAGACCCACAGAGCGAAGGTGTCATTGGCAAACGAGACAATATTTGCCTAGTGGTTGATATGTTCTTCTTTGAAAAAGCCGGACTTTATGAATGTGAACAGAACGATAAAGCACTTGCTAAGATCGTCAgattatttgaaatgttgtgttAG